A region of Toxorhynchites rutilus septentrionalis strain SRP chromosome 1, ASM2978413v1, whole genome shotgun sequence DNA encodes the following proteins:
- the LOC129762190 gene encoding protein abnormal spindle, which produces MSAFEVNVTPTRGQPKRRTESREPTLVFLGPFTPKATVIFEGVPVGKTARRQLIVKNPYDGEIKVLVTKIPKPDFNLALEWTSLDIPFGEERQLELVWNPLQLLIGKECLQLSDSRGNKKEVTLILKSMELKKASNKKQLSKPVLPKKLKLKSPSPPKILLKRAVLKKKRDSPSRSITQSSPSVHPASPVNVLRPSHASNIFSASAFNFSHVSEAADYDRRNNKENVSPGTPENASRLFNGIKFTPTSHSKDISYLADLPTPINFLKLDDIRLERTTTIRKRLSISPEITQRQLPSYENETPRITISHDHSALALKRTPKSSHSTTIHRTLNASESKNMFCVSKEFDPNCFSTVTKPERQENVHQTVDEATKDSGRQLNFSHEYVLNDIQTKEFPVGDKKSTRNNVAGSISPCNEIQLVLMNALDTAYGEQPKVLNKTQTVSPYSLSPQLSMIAEESSRDLGATYHGCTSRDQTPDPLQLNQKTFKVASHDSLLKCNSADHIGENLTMEIKHAATQASMPNLNDGGDFFDEEEARMFKEHEIRAQSSRFNLHEIGHGHDESRPDGGKSLDRSSISCDKDELFSMQISPPKRSKLSMSASLNSLLSVASTGPTSHFAVPTAPRNRLSSSNARISSQTTRNNVPRTLSLKRPPVTTPPGKKFPSAEKRVFLYDSERHLKTLINPDPFAATTTCDPFLSATMYLDERAFQKYERQLKKWLNALVTIPADLDTEPNKPLDVGKLFDEVKGKDLTLAPTKELISSNYYKSRLNQLRSAGIALYLSKDVADPLRKVRSSIEKKAMALRTDRDLHLDLVLQRNILELLLCFNPLWLRLGLEVTYGEEIELQSNRDVIGLSTFIVNRLFRDRYLESKNSRAYSLSPAYGEHMKKYTFRMFLFLLFFLDTAKNRRLIKHNPCLFVRNAPYKETREILVRFSSHLIAGIGDITKHLRRFGYTLTHKQTFLDEFNYAFENLAVDLRDGIRLTRVMEIILLRDDLTNHLRVPSISRLQKIHNVNLALKALEEAQYQITGDIAAKDICDGHREKTLSLMWQIVYKFRAPKFNAAANVIRSWWKKKWLKVFISRRIAEKKRKRMELAALRIQTAFRGYYTRKYYHRMREQKLRAIVVMQKYTRRYLAQKRAAMKYSYILRIQHWWHAVQQKRAARKHFLLQRTSAIVIQKRYRRHVLANRLLAASAVIRTIKAESRRRHQMAIVIQRALRSYAIHRKLQSIVMGMVAFNQKKALKYRSAAKIQATFKMYLLRRKFVQMRASAIRIQIRWREYLLAKKERNNFLNIKRSALVLQARIRGYFLMMQAKTQYEKQRSSILYVQRKFLATRLMRKKRAEYLQLKQTTIMIQRTFRAQVAMRVQRDSFLRLKSAAMVLQQRYRAKKAMQACKREFTTLRNAAVTIQCQLRAQLAMREARNEYQLVRSSCIFIQRRFRETVLMKKQRLEFLTLQYHTIFIQRQFRANLMAQQQRQQYLELRSAVTYIQNKLRATILMRQIQSSYQQKRDSAIKIQQCWRYAQLKRTVRSGYQEKKMAAIKIQRFYRGHLLTKKFRSYFIQLRKATISIQLRYRATKLMQTEQKSFKNLMRAVVTVQKRYQAILVARRQKTEYVELRKAVINIQQRWRAKLCMRRERNEYLQLRSAAIRVQCQFRATRAKNKVQADYQNTRNAIIFIQRKYRAKCEMERVYGRFLNLKSATIVIQEFFRGYLRMKQEKATFQQLKSATCVIQRRFRALKSMKAHQADYNEKRTAALVIQHYFRAHLQMKQQRNTFVLLKKATLIIQTRYRATLAMRIARREYESMVSSVVLLQRKWRATLRMHGQRKAYQNILSAVKIIQVRFRAHKLRQINHSRFLTYRNAVITVQRRFRANCLMRSERAVFQQLQTITLRLQALARGFLARAAFTARLTPEYIERRHQEEAAKRIQASWRGYKHRKRHQTRGMREIANRMAASRRESARDPSNRVHSIVRSCMKFMKTRFAVHEAIKVLLRIEHISRLVPYMLENDADFLATFCYGTMAQAIRSELDKQLIEICARIILNMARFGGTKEEVFQENGLVTVSQMLLRWCDKECGIFNTLCTLLWVLSHDVRKKNAIRRYMISREAIYMLRETKKLVKRKENMRKNVKKPIGCLVPPDPSLMRMEPILEPDYGVIRSKPYVFYSSVFAFDTVLSRLNVDIS; this is translated from the exons ATGAGTGCTTTCGAG GTAAACGTTACGCCAACGCGGGGTCAGCCGAAACGGCGCACCGAGTCCCGAGAACCAACGCTGGTGTTTCTGGGGCCATTTACCCCAAAGGCAACGGTTATCTTTGAAGGTGTGCCAGTGGGAAAAACCGCGCGCCGACAGCTGATCGTGAAAAATCCGTACGATGGCGAAATAAAG GTTTTGGTCACGAAAATTCCTAAGCCAGATTTTAATCTAGCGCTAGAGTGGACATCATTGGATATCCCATTCGGGGAAGAAAGGCAACTAGAATTGGTGTGGAACCCGCTTCAATTGCTAATTGGTAAGGAATGCCTTCAACTGAGTGATTCCCGTGGCAATAAAAAAGAAGTGACGCTTATTCTCAAATCGATGGAATTGAAAAAGGCctccaacaaaaaacaactatcAAAGCCAgttcttcccaaaaaattgaAGCTCAAATCGCCATCTCCACCAAAAATTTTGCTAAAAAGAGCagttttaaagaaaaaaagagaTTCGCCATCGAGAAGCATAACTCAATCTTCTCCTTCGGTCCATCCGGCTTCACCTGTAAATGTATTAAGGCCAAGTCATGCTTCGAACATTTTTAGCGCAAGTGCCTTCAACTTCTCGCATGTTTCTGAAGCTGCTGACTATGACAGAAGGAATAACAAAGAAAATGTTAGTCCAGGGACGCCAGAAAATGCTTCAAGGCTCTTCAATGGTATTAAGTTTACCCCAACTTCGCACTCCAAGGATATTTCCTATCTAGCGGATTTGCCCACACCGATCAACTTTCTAAAATTAGACGACATTCGGTTGGAAAGAACCACCACGATACGGAAGAGACTTAGTATTTCACCTGAAATAACTCAAAGGCAGCTTCCTTCCTATGAGAATGAAACACCACGAATAACTATATctcatgaccacagtgcattgGCTCTGAAAAGAACACCCAAGTCCAGCCACAGTACGACGATACATCGCACTTTGAATGCTTCGGAATCGAAGAACATGTTTTGTGTGTCTAAAGAATTTGATCCAAACTGTTTTTCGACTGTTACAAAACCTGAGCGACAGGAAAATGTACATCAAACGGTTGACGAAGCAACAAAAGATTCCGGAAGgcagttgaacttttctcatgaaTATGTGCTGAATGACATTCAAACTAAGGAATTCCCTGTAGGAGATAAGAAGTCGACCAGAAATAACGTTGCCGGTAGCATCTCTCCCTGCAACGAGATTCAATTAGTATTAATGAATGCGTTGGATACGGCTTACGGTGAGCAACCAAAAGtattaaacaaaacacaaacagTTTCGCCGTACAGCCTAAGCCCCCAGCTTTCCATGATCGCAGAAGAAAGCTCGCGTGACCTTGGCGCCACCTATCATGGTTGCACTTCCCGGGACCAGACACCAGATCCACTCCAACTGAACCAAAAAACGTTCAAAGTTGCTAGCCATGACAGTCTGCTGAAATGCAACTCCGCTGACCATATTGGGGAAAATCTTACCATGGAAATCAAACACGCTGCCACACAGGCCTCAATGCCGAACCTCAACGATGGCGGTGACTTTTTTGACGAAGAAGAGGCTCGAATGTTCAAAGAGCATGAAATACGAGCCCAATCGAGCCGATTCAATCTACACGAGATAGGCCACGGCCATGACGAGTCACGACCGGATGGAGGCAAAAGTTTGGATCGAAGCTCGATAAGTTGTGATAAGGATGAGCTGTTTTCGATGCAGATTTCGCCACCGAAAAGAAGCAAACTGTCAATGTCGGCCTCGCTCAATTCTCTTCTATCGGTTGCCTCGACGGGACCGACGAGTCATTTTGCGGTGCCAACCGCTCCCAGGAATCGCCTCTCCAGTTCGAATGCGCGAATAAGTTCACAG ACTACAAGGAACAATGTACCCCGAACACTGTCCCTCAAACGACCACCGGTTACGACGCCGCCAGGGAAAAAATTTCCGAGCGCGGAGAAACGTGTTTTCCTGTACGATTCCGAGCGACATCTAAAAACTCTCATCAATCCGGATCCCTTCGCAGCAACTACAACATGCGATCCGTTCCTGAGTGCCACAATGTATCTGGACGAGAGGGCCTTCCAAAAGTACGAGCGCCAGCTGAAGAAATGGCTCAATGCGTTAGTTACGATTCCGGCGGATTTGGATACCGAACCGAACAAACCTCTAGACGTTGGGAAGCTATTCGATGAAGTGAAGGGCAAAGATCTCACACTCGCCCCAACGAAAGAGTTAATTTCGTCCAACTACTACAAAAGCCGCCTGAATCAGTTGAGAAGTGCTGGTATTGCTCTGTATCTCAGCAAGGATGTCGCAGATCCACTGCGGAAAGTGCGGAGTTCGATCGAGAAGAAGGCCATGGCATTGAGGACCGATCGCGACCTGCATCTGGATTTAGTGCTACAACGGAACATTCTTGAGTTGCTGCTCTGTTTCAACCCCCTTTGGTTGAGACTTGGGCTTGAGGTGACATACGGTGAAGAGATTGAGCTGCAGTCGAACCGGGATGTGATTGGTTTGAGTACATTCATAGTAAATCGGCTTTTCCGGGATAGATATCTTGAATCGAAAAATTCAAGAGCATACAGTTTATCTCCGGCATATGGCGAACACATGAAAAAATACACCTTCCGAATGTTTCTGTTTCTGCTGTTCTTCCTCGACACAGCTAAGAATCGGCGACTGATTAAACACAATCCTTGTTTGTTTGTGAGAAACGCTCCCTACAAGGAAACGAGAGAAATCTTGGTCAGATTTTCTTCACATCTCATTGCTGGAATAGGAGATATCACCAAGCACCTGAGACGGTTTGGTTATACTTTGACCCACAAACAGACATTCTTGGACGAGTTCAATTATGCATTTGAAAATTTGGCCGTTGACCTCAGAGATGGCATTCGGCTAACTCGTGTGATGGAGATCATCCTATTGAGGGACGATTTGACTAATCATTTGAGGGTGCCATCCATATCACGTTTACAGAAAATTCACAACGTTAATTTGGCACTGAAGGCTCTCGAGGAGGCACAGTATCAAATTACGGGAGATATTGCGGCGAAGGATATCTGCGACGGTCACCGTGAGAAAACGCTCTCGCTTATGTGGCAAATTGTGTACAAATTTCGAGCTCCGAAGTTCAACGCGGCGGCCAACGTGATTCGAAGTTGGTGGAAGAAAAAATGGCTGAAAGTGTTCATATCAAGGAGAATCGCGGAGAAGAAGAGAAAAAGAATGGAACTGGCTGCGCTCAGGATACAAACAGCCTTTCGAGGGTACTACACAAGAAAATATTACCATCGAATGCGGGAACAGAAATTGCGCGCGATTGTGGTTATGCAAAAGTATACGCGAAG GTATCTCGCCCAGAAACGAGCTGCAATGAAGTACTCTTACATTCTACGAATCCAACATTGGTGGCACGCCGTGCAACAGAAGCGTGCAGCTCGAAAGCACTTCCTACTGCAACGAACAAGTGCAATTGTCATACAGAAGCGTTACCGACGACACGTGCTGGCGAACCGCCTCCTAGCAGCATCTGCTGTGATTCGCACGATCAAAGCTGAATCTCGGAGGAGACACCAGATGGCAATAGTCATCCAGCGGGCTTTGCGATCATACGCAATCCACCGGAAGCTACAATCCATTGTTATGGGAATGGTTGCATTCAACCAAAAGAAAGCCCTCAAATACCGTTCAGCTGCGAAAATTCAAGCCACCTTCAAAATGTATTTGTTGAGACGAAAGTTTGTGCAAATGAGGGCATCCGCAATTCGTATTCAAATTCGTTGGAGAGAATATTTACTGGctaaaaaagaaagaaacaatTTCCTGAACATAAAAAGATCTGCACTTGTGTTACAAGCACGAATTCGTGGATATTTCCTAATGATGCAAGCGAAAACTCAATACGAAAAGCAACGCTCCAGCATACTCTATGTTCAGCGAAAGTTTTTGGCTACACGTTTAATGAGGAAAAAGCGTGCCGAATATCTGCAACTCAAGCAAACCACAATAATGATTCAACGTACATTCAGAGCTCAAGTCGCGATGAGAGTGCAGAGGGACTCCTTCCTACGGTTGAAATCAGCTGCAATGGTACTTCAGCAGAGATACCGCGCCAAAAAGGCTATGCAGGCATGCAAGCGAGAATTCACCACACTGAGAAACGCCGCAGTAACCATCCAATGTCAACTTCGAGCACAGCTGGCAATGAGGGAAGCACGTAACGAATATCAGCTAGTCAGATCATCATGTATTTTTATTCAACGTCGCTTCAGGGAAACCGTCTTGATGAAAAAGCAAAGACTTGAATTTCTCACTTTACAGTATCATACAATTTTTATACAACGTCAGTTCAGAGCTAATCTAATGGCCCAGCAGCAACGACAACAGTATCTCGAGCTGAGATCAGCAGTTACatatattcaaaataaattacgaGCAACAATTCTTATGCGCCAAATTCAATCTTCATACCAGCAAAAGCGTGATTCCGCGATTAAAATTCAACAGTGTTGGCGTTATGCTCAGTTGAAACGGACTGTCCGCAGCGGTTATCAGGAGAAGAAAATGGCCGCCATTAAAATACAGAGGTTTTATCGAGGACATTTGCTAACCAAGAAGTTCCGCAGTTATTTCATCCAGTTGAGAAAAGCAACGATCTCAATACAGCTGCGATATCGTGCCACCAAGCTAATGCAAACAGAACAAAAgagtttcaaaaatttgatgagAGCTGTTGTTACGGTTCAAAAACGCTATCAAGCCATTCTGGTGGCTCGCAGACAAAAAACTGAATACGTTGAACTGAGGAAAGCGGTCATCAATATCCAGCAACGCTGGCGAGCCAAGCTGTGCATGAGAAGAGAACGTAACGAATATTTGCAACTAAGATCAGCCGCTATACGCGTACAGTGCCAGTTTCGTGCCACGAGAGCAAAGAACAAAGTTCAAGCGGATTACCAAAACACCCGAAATGCCAtaatatttattcaaagaaaatatcGAGCGAAATGCGAAATGGAACGAGTGTATGGTCGATTTTTGAACTTAAAGAGCGCGACTATTGTGATTCAGGAATTCTTCCGTGGGTACTTACGAATGAAGCAGGAAAAGGCAACATTCCAACAACTCAAAAGTGCCACTTGTGTCATACAACGGCGATTCCGAGCCTTGAAGAGTATGAAAGCACATCAAGCGGATTACAATGAGAAAAGAACCGCTGCGCTCGTTATTCAGCATTATTTCCGCGCTCACCTTCAGATGAAACAGCAACGGAACACGTTCGTACTGTTAAAAAAAGCTACGTTAATAATCCAAACCAGATATCGTGCAACATTGGCGATGAGGATCGCCAGGCGTGAGTACGAATCTATGGTATCGTCCGTAGTCCTGCTTCAGCGAAAATGGCGCGCAACTTTGCGTATGCATGGGCAGCGTAAAGCGTATCAAAACATACTTTCAGCTGTGAAAATCATACAAGTACGCTTCCGGGCACACAAACTGCGAcagatcaatcattcacgttttctcaccTACCGTAATGCCGTGATAACAGTGCAAAGACGTTTCCGTGCAAATTGCCTAATGCGATCGGAACGTGCCGTCTTCCAACAGCTTCAAACCATAACCCTCCGACTGCAGGCTTTAGCGCGTGGTTTTCTCGCACGTGCAGCATTCACCGCCAGACTGACCCCCGAATATATCGAGCGACGTCACCAGGAAGAAGCGGCCAAACGGATACAAGCCAGTTGGCGTGGATACAAGCATCGAAAACGTCATCAAACCAGAGGGATGCGAGAAATCGCCAATCGGATGGCTGCTAGTCGGAGAGAATCCGCGCGGGATCCTTCCAATCGTGTGCACAGCATTGTGCGATCGTGTATGAAGTTCATGAAGACACGTTTCGCCGTCCACGAGGCAATCAAAGTGCTGCTGAGAATTGAACACATTTCCAGGCTGGTGCCATACATGCTCGAGAACGATGCAGATTTTCTGGCCACTTTCTGCTACGGAACAATGGCCCAGGCCATTCGTTCCGAGCTGGACAAGCAGCTTATCGAGATATGCGCTAGGATTATACTGAATATGGCGCGGTTTGGTGGGACGAAAGAGGAAGTTTTCCAG GAGAATGGTTTAGTTACTGTGTCACAAATGCTGCTTCGTTGGTGTGATAAAGAATGCGGAATATTCAACACGCTCTGCACCTTATTATGGGTTTTATCACACGATGTTCGCAAGAAAAAT GCCATTCGACGTTATATGATTTCACGGGAGGCGATTTACATGTTGCGCGAAACTAAGAAGTTAGTGAAGAGGAAAGAGAATATGCGCAAAAACGTCAAGAAACCTATCGGGTGTCTCGTGCCGCCAGATCCTTCTCTCATGCGGATGGAACCAATTTTGGAACCAGATTATGGAGTGATTCGTAGCAAACCATACGTGTTTTACTCTTCGGTGTTTGCATTTGATACTGTGTTAAGCAGGTTGAATGTTGACATTTCGTAG
- the LOC129763443 gene encoding uncharacterized protein LOC129763443 codes for MSKCHVPRCRSRKILNSSKTESFEESRITFHRFPTNKLLRRKWFNFFGYKSSFDTRNIFVCSLHFSPDSFGDTVLPDSQQRRRLRTGAIPCIRSSDLPKHSATVWSVSNVTEKPGEAATGIHSDVSHSQFSHEYSNDCLESTTVGEQVNGSGFAASESSDPLEHFSSTKEQNNRSLTANEITTVAKYGILCHKRERELRATIEELQSKLESRDNQISDLRKQTFELQRRIDELQLQRKIYSH; via the exons ATGTCGAAGTGTcacgtcccgcgatgccggaGCAGAAAAATTTTGAATAGTAGCAAAACCGAAAGCTTTGAAGAAAGCCGGATAACTTTCCACCGTTTTCCGACCAACAAATTGTTGAGACGGAAATGGTTCAACTTTTTCGGATACAAAAGCTCTTTCGATAcgcgaaacatatttgtttgCTCGCTTCATTTTTCGCCGGATTCTTTTGGGGATACTGTTTTACCCGACAGTCAGCAAAGAAGACGTCTTCGTACCGGAG CTATCCCATGCATTCGCTCCTCGGATCTTCCAAAACATTCCGCTACCGTTTGGAGCGTATCTAACGTTACCGAAAAACCTGGCGAAGCTGCTACCGGAATCCATTCCGATGTTTCCCACAGCCAATTTTCGCATGAATATTCGAACGATTGTTTGGAGTCAACGACTGTTGGGGAGCAAGTTAACGGTTCAGGTTTTGCTGCATCGGAGAGCTCTGACCCGCTTGAACATTTTAGCAGTACCAAAGAGCAGAACAATCGAAGTTTAACGGCAAACGAGATAACAACAGTGGCAAAATATGGCATACTTTGCCACAAGAGAGAACGTGAGCTGAGAGCCACAATCGAAGAGTTGCAAAGCAAACTGGAAAGTCGAGATAATCAGATTTCCGATTTAAGGAAGCAAACATTTGAGCTTCAGAGAAGGATCGATGAGCTCCAGCTTCAGAGAAAGATTTACTCGCACTAA
- the LOC129763449 gene encoding UDP-N-acetylglucosamine transferase subunit ALG13 homolog has product MKQPRYENVFVTVGTTKFEELIDKVTEPSVVNELRRMGCRTLNLQIGRGKDPTIAKELFANDIEVKFFDLKSSIADDIRQADLVISHAGAGSCIEVLSAEKPLVVVINENLMDNHQTELAEQLSKEGYLECCTLSTLSQALASSNLGQLKKFPPGSVADFVNFLDVFMGV; this is encoded by the coding sequence ATGAAGCAGCCAAGGTACGAAAATGTCTTTGTAACTGTCGGGACCACTAAGTTCGAGGAACTGATCGACAAGGTAACGGAACCGTCTGTCGTCAATGAACTGCGTCGGATGGGTTGCCGTACGTTAAACCTCCAAATAGGACGTGGCAAAGATCCAACCATCGCGAAAGAATTGTTTGCCAATGATATCGAAGTTAAATTTTTCGATTTGAAGAGCAGTATAGCTGATGACATCCGGCAGGCAGATTTGGTGATAAGTCATGCTGGTGCTGGAAGCTGTATAGAAGTTTTGTCCGCTGAGAAACCGCTGGTGGTGGTGATAAATGAGAATTTAATGGACAATCATCAGACCGAACTCGCCGAACAGCTGTCCAAAGAGGGTTACTTGGAATGCTGTACACTGTCAACATTGAGCCAGGCTCTGGCGAGTAGCAATCTTGGACAGTTGAAGAAATTTCCCCCTGGATCAGTGGCTGATTTTGTAAATTTTCTGGATGTATTTATGGGGGTTTAA
- the LOC129763446 gene encoding uncharacterized protein LOC129763446, with translation MDELGWVLMNHNLITRNEPIQQHANGNRPNNFKLNMERLRNLLEQQEQNNHAELTSKKQNKSLRMLDAILQNDKVLKEIKEMVAANRLLSEIRYVTTVERMLKHNLDPSLRCCFVCREYFRTADECTSHFEKLHGEKFLIVAAVDRFQTSQKFNVLHHYNALNPVTIFTICNVYHTALIKKKQEKTGLIFYNKVYNLPLSTKIGEPLYRLDMEWLIHIRQKKCLTLEFNILYFLVPLSSWRI, from the exons ATGGACGAGTTGGGCTGGGTGCTGATGAACCACAATTTGATAACACGTAATGAGCCAATCCAACAGCATGCCAATGGTAATCGaccaaataattttaaattgaacatggagcggttgcgaaacctactggagcagcaagaacagaacaatcacgctg agttgacttccaaaaagcaaaacaaatccctgcgtatgctggatgcaattttacaaaacgacaAAGTTTTGAAGGAAATTAAAGAGATGGTAGCGGCGAATCGACTTCTATCGGAAATTCGTTATGTGACTACGGTGGAACGTATGCTGAAACACAATTTGGACCCCTCTTTGCGCTGCTGCTTTGTATGCCGAGAGTATTTCCGCACTGCCGATGAGTGTACcagtcatttcgaaaaattgcacggtgagaaatttcttattgttgcggcggtggatcgatttcagactagtcaaaagttcaacgttctacatcactacaatgcccttaatccggtgacaatattcacgatttgcaacgtataccacacagccctaataaaaaaaaaacaagaaaagacgggtctaatattttacaataaagtCTACAAtctaccactttccacgaaaatcggagaaccactatatcggttagacatggaatggctgatacatATAAGGCAGAAAAAATGTTTAACTTTGGAATTCAACATCCTATATTTCCTCGTACCATTAAGTTCATGGCGCATTTGA